One part of the Anopheles merus strain MAF chromosome 3L, AmerM5.1, whole genome shotgun sequence genome encodes these proteins:
- the LOC121600554 gene encoding calpain-A-like isoform X1, with the protein MPAITRTGNRPNEELLKATRRSTQRGIATSPTTTTTTSSSSSRITTTLVKPTLHQSRTRFMPIEFDRNGRAYPKPDPQRPAYVQDYYKLRTDCLRAGKLFEDPEFPADDSSLHFSSFAGRQSQYKWLRPHEISPDAVFDVDGFSRFDIQQGLLGDCWLLAAAANLTTFPVLFSRVVPDDNDRIQGGRKGVDYAGIFHFRFWRFGQWYDVVVDDRLPTIRGQLVYIKSSTKHEFWSALLEKAYAKLFGSYEALSGGSASEAMEDFTGGLTEGYEMKDAPEGLFEMIEKGCNNYAMFACSIEAGAGEMEQVTPQGLVKGHAYSITKAQAVDIETPRVKGKIQLLRLRNPWGNENEWNGAWSDKSPEWRFINEDTKRSIGLTFEVDGEFWMSFPDFRKYFDRVEMCHLSPDCPIALQESRFAWRQCAFEGEWVLGSTAGGCRNYPDTFWHNPQYVIRLDDPDADDEAKLCTLIVSLIQKNRRSKRNKGITCLTIGFAIYRVEPSDLQRKPLPREFFTSHLSAAKSTFINLREVTCRFRLPPGSYVIIPSTFEPNEEGEFMIRVFSECAANMQENDSAIGVGTPTDPSPSKPSAGVGPPSKPSPKDVDTGVTDAQRATMERLFIEVAGEDGEVDWMELKLVLDRCFREDIVKASRGISRTYQSTRTTPLEKQQSVAGTASAAISQTSLERSLCGMWSTLQNLFRDIAGGDNSPPAAANGERRELMRSENVTQVHADPSNPGFSKDACRSMVAMLDEDGSGKLGLAEFQKLLADIARWKGVFKQYDTDQSGRISPFELRAALQSAGYTLNNHIINMLMHRYGSKEGEIWFDDFITCAVKIRTMFDIFRARDLSNRNEARFTLEEWITKTIYS; encoded by the exons ATGCCAGCCATAACGAGGACCGGCAACCGGCCGAACGAGGAGCTGCTAAAGGCAACGCGCCGGTCCACCCAAAGGGGCATCGCAACATCcccaacaacgacgacgaccaccagcagcagcagtagccgcATCACGACGACACTGGTCAAACCGACGCTCCACCAGTCCCGTACGCGCTTCATGCCGATCGAGTTTGACCGCAATGGT CGTGCCTACCCGAAGCCCGATCCGCAGCGACCGGCGTACGTGCAGGACTACTACAAGCTGCGCACGGACTGTCTCCGGGCGGGCAAGCTGTTCGAGGATCCGGAGTTCCCCGCCGACGATAGTTCGCTGCACTTTTCCTCCTTTGCCGGCCGCCAGTCCCAGTACAAGTGGTTGCGACCGCACGAAATCAGCCCGGACGCGGTGTTCGATGTGGATGGGTTTTCCCGCTTCGACATCCAGCAGGGACTGCTGGGGGATTGTTGGTTGCTGGCGGCGGCCGCTAATCTTACCACCTTCCCGGTGCTGTTTAGCCGTGTCGTGCCGGATGATAACGATCGTATCCAGGGCGGTCGGAAGGGAGTGGACTATGCTGGTATCTTTCACTTTCGTTTCTGGCGCTTCGGTCAGTGGTACGATGTGGTGGTGGATGATCGACTACCGACGATACGAGGCCAGTTGGTGTACATCAAATCCTCCACGAAGCATGAGTTCTGGAGCGCCCTGTTGGAGAAGGCGTACGCGAAGCTGTTCGGGTCGTATGAGGCCCTGTCCGGTGGATCTGCAAGCGAAGCGATGGAAGACTTTACCGGTGGCTTGACGGAGGGATACGAGATGAAGGACGCTCCCGAGGGGCTGTTCGAGATGATCGAGAAAGGATGCAACAACTACGCGATGTTTGCGTGCAGCATTGAGGCGGGAGCGGGGGAGATGGAGCAGGTCACGCCGCAGGGTCTGGTGAAGGGCCATGCGTACTCCATCACGAAAGCGCAAGCGGTGGATATTGAGACGCCACGGGTGAAAGGGAAGATACAGCTGCTCCGGCTGCGCAATCCGTGGGGCAATGAGAACGAATGGAACGGGGCGTGGAGTGACAAGTCGCCCGAGTGGCGCTTCATCAACGAGGACACGAAGCGCTCGATCGGGCTGACGTTCGAGGTGGATGGGGAGTTTTGGATGTCCTTTCCGGACTTTCGCAAGTACTTCGATCGGGTGGAGATGTGCCACCTCAGCCCGGACTGTCCGATCGCCCTGCAGGAGAGTCGGTTCGCGTGGAGGCAGTGCGCGTTCGAGGGAGAGTGGGTGCTGGGCAGTACGGCCGGTGGGTGCCGCAACTATCCGGACACGTTCTGGCACAACCCACAGTACGTGATCCGGCTCGATGATCCCGATGCGGACGATGAGGCGAAGCTGTGCACGCTGATCGTGTCGTTGATACAGAAGAATCGACGCTCGAAGCGGAATAAGGGCATCACGTGTCTTACGATCGGGTTCGCGATCTACCGGGTGGAGCCGAGTGATCTTCAGCGGAAGCCACTGCCGAGAGAGTTCTTCACGTCGCATCTGTCGGCGGCCAAGTCGACGTTTATTAATCTGCGCGAGGTTACGTGTCGGTTCCGGTTGCCGCCCGGATCGTACGTGATCATACCGTCGACGTTTGAGCCGAACGAGGAGGGCGAGTTTATGATCCGGGTGTTCTCGGAGTGTGCGGCCAACATGCAGGAGAACGATAGTGCGATCGGAGTTGGTACACCGACG GATCCATCACCATCCAAACCTTCAGCTGGAGTTGGTCCACCATCTAAGCCTTCGCCCAAA GACGTAGACACGGGAGTTACTGACGCACAGCGTGCCACCATGGAGCGGCTCTTCATCGAGGTGGCCGGCGAGGACGGTGAAGTCGACTGGATGGAGCTGAAGCTGGTGCTTGATCGTTGCTTCCGCGAAGACATCGTCAAAGCATCCCGTGGTATCTCCCGCACGTATCAAAGCACCCGAACGACTCCACTGGAAAAGCAACAATCAGTGGCCGGCACAGCTTCGGCCGCCATCTCCCAGACGAGCCTGGAGCGAAGCCTGTGCGGTATGTGGAGTACACTGCAGAACCTGTTCCGGGATATTGCCGGTGGAGACAACAGCCCGCCGGCAGCGGCTAACGGAGAGCGTCGCGAGCTGATGAGAAGTGAAAACGTCACCCAAGTGCATG CGGATCCATCCAATCCAGGCTTTTCGAAGGATGCGTGCCGTTCGATGGTGGCCATGCTGGATGAGGACGGCTCTGGTAAGCTGGGACTGGCCGAATTCCAGAAGCTGCTGGCTGATATCGCCCGCTGGAAGGGTGTGTTCAAGCAGTACGATACCGATCAGAGTGGCCGGATCAGTCCGTTTGAGCTGCGGGCAGCGCTACAGTCGGCGGGCTACACGCTGAACAATCACATCATCAACATGCTGATGCATCGGTACGGCTCGAAGGAGGGTGAGATATGGTTCGACGACTTCATTACCTGTGCCGTGAAGATCCGGACCATGTTTG ACATCTTCAGAGCGCGGGATCTAAGCAACAGGAATGAGGCTCGCTTCACGCTGGAGGAATGGATCACGAAAACGATCTACTCGTAA
- the LOC121599837 gene encoding uncharacterized protein LOC121599837 has product MLKNLSIPRLHLISIQLVLIGWLYQMFHVAAATGYEIHSDHAIQFTMDEIVSHDSSVQVTAGSVLTHITVYNYNGAISEAAIGRVSFDSSNMDKICQWDDTVSQASRRYFEINGGTGIITMREGTPEGIYLLHFIVTERFNDTSKYKISKKVKVTVKKVVKKHIDCSDSIRFLNVTGEQLLTKEKGSSTAPKERLEMSIASALNVTQDKVVIFLLCFALLLLLKHL; this is encoded by the coding sequence ATGTTAAAAAATCTGTCTATACCTCGACTACATCTAATATCGATTCAGCTAGTGTTGATAGGTTGGCTCTATCAAATGTTTCACGTAGCGGCTGCGACAGGTTACGAGATTCATTCGGACCATGCAATCCAGTTCACTATGGACGAAATAGTGAGCCATGATTCAAGTGTTCAAGTGACGGCAGGGTCCGTGCTGACTCATATCACCGTGTATAATTACAACGGTGCGATATCTGAGGCAGCAATAGGACGAGTGAGCTTCGATTCGAGCAATATGGATAAGATATGCCAGTGGGACGACACCGTTAGTCAAGCGTCGAGAAGGTACTTCGAGATAAATGGTGGTACAGGAATAATCACGATGCGCGAAGGAACACCCGAAGGTATCTACTTACTACATTTCATCGTGACTGAGCGGTTCAACGATACATCAAAGTacaaaatatctaaaaaaGTGAAGGTGACGGTTAAGAAAGTCGTGAAGAAGCATATCGATTGCAGTGACTCCATTCGGTTCCTTAACGTAACTGGTGAGCAGCTCTTGACTAAGGAGAAAGGCAGCAGTACCGCACCAAAGGAACGTTTGGAGATGAGTATCGCCAGCGCACTGAATGTCACTCAGGACAAGGTGgttatatttttgttgtgttttgcacttttacttttattaaaacacttataa
- the LOC121600554 gene encoding calpain-B-like isoform X2, giving the protein MPAITRTGNRPNEELLKATRRSTQRGIATSPTTTTTTSSSSSRITTTLVKPTLHQSRTRFMPIEFDRNGRAYPKPDPQRPAYVQDYYKLRTDCLRAGKLFEDPEFPADDSSLHFSSFAGRQSQYKWLRPHEISPDAVFDVDGFSRFDIQQGLLGDCWLLAAAANLTTFPVLFSRVVPDDNDRIQGGRKGVDYAGIFHFRFWRFGQWYDVVVDDRLPTIRGQLVYIKSSTKHEFWSALLEKAYAKLFGSYEALSGGSASEAMEDFTGGLTEGYEMKDAPEGLFEMIEKGCNNYAMFACSIEAGAGEMEQVTPQGLVKGHAYSITKAQAVDIETPRVKGKIQLLRLRNPWGNENEWNGAWSDKSPEWRFINEDTKRSIGLTFEVDGEFWMSFPDFRKYFDRVEMCHLSPDCPIALQESRFAWRQCAFEGEWVLGSTAGGCRNYPDTFWHNPQYVIRLDDPDADDEAKLCTLIVSLIQKNRRSKRNKGITCLTIGFAIYRVEPSDLQRKPLPREFFTSHLSAAKSTFINLREVTCRFRLPPGSYVIIPSTFEPNEEGEFMIRVFSECAANMQENDSAIGVGTPTDVDTGVTDAQRATMERLFIEVAGEDGEVDWMELKLVLDRCFREDIVKASRGISRTYQSTRTTPLEKQQSVAGTASAAISQTSLERSLCGMWSTLQNLFRDIAGGDNSPPAAANGERRELMRSENVTQVHADPSNPGFSKDACRSMVAMLDEDGSGKLGLAEFQKLLADIARWKGVFKQYDTDQSGRISPFELRAALQSAGYTLNNHIINMLMHRYGSKEGEIWFDDFITCAVKIRTMFDIFRARDLSNRNEARFTLEEWITKTIYS; this is encoded by the exons ATGCCAGCCATAACGAGGACCGGCAACCGGCCGAACGAGGAGCTGCTAAAGGCAACGCGCCGGTCCACCCAAAGGGGCATCGCAACATCcccaacaacgacgacgaccaccagcagcagcagtagccgcATCACGACGACACTGGTCAAACCGACGCTCCACCAGTCCCGTACGCGCTTCATGCCGATCGAGTTTGACCGCAATGGT CGTGCCTACCCGAAGCCCGATCCGCAGCGACCGGCGTACGTGCAGGACTACTACAAGCTGCGCACGGACTGTCTCCGGGCGGGCAAGCTGTTCGAGGATCCGGAGTTCCCCGCCGACGATAGTTCGCTGCACTTTTCCTCCTTTGCCGGCCGCCAGTCCCAGTACAAGTGGTTGCGACCGCACGAAATCAGCCCGGACGCGGTGTTCGATGTGGATGGGTTTTCCCGCTTCGACATCCAGCAGGGACTGCTGGGGGATTGTTGGTTGCTGGCGGCGGCCGCTAATCTTACCACCTTCCCGGTGCTGTTTAGCCGTGTCGTGCCGGATGATAACGATCGTATCCAGGGCGGTCGGAAGGGAGTGGACTATGCTGGTATCTTTCACTTTCGTTTCTGGCGCTTCGGTCAGTGGTACGATGTGGTGGTGGATGATCGACTACCGACGATACGAGGCCAGTTGGTGTACATCAAATCCTCCACGAAGCATGAGTTCTGGAGCGCCCTGTTGGAGAAGGCGTACGCGAAGCTGTTCGGGTCGTATGAGGCCCTGTCCGGTGGATCTGCAAGCGAAGCGATGGAAGACTTTACCGGTGGCTTGACGGAGGGATACGAGATGAAGGACGCTCCCGAGGGGCTGTTCGAGATGATCGAGAAAGGATGCAACAACTACGCGATGTTTGCGTGCAGCATTGAGGCGGGAGCGGGGGAGATGGAGCAGGTCACGCCGCAGGGTCTGGTGAAGGGCCATGCGTACTCCATCACGAAAGCGCAAGCGGTGGATATTGAGACGCCACGGGTGAAAGGGAAGATACAGCTGCTCCGGCTGCGCAATCCGTGGGGCAATGAGAACGAATGGAACGGGGCGTGGAGTGACAAGTCGCCCGAGTGGCGCTTCATCAACGAGGACACGAAGCGCTCGATCGGGCTGACGTTCGAGGTGGATGGGGAGTTTTGGATGTCCTTTCCGGACTTTCGCAAGTACTTCGATCGGGTGGAGATGTGCCACCTCAGCCCGGACTGTCCGATCGCCCTGCAGGAGAGTCGGTTCGCGTGGAGGCAGTGCGCGTTCGAGGGAGAGTGGGTGCTGGGCAGTACGGCCGGTGGGTGCCGCAACTATCCGGACACGTTCTGGCACAACCCACAGTACGTGATCCGGCTCGATGATCCCGATGCGGACGATGAGGCGAAGCTGTGCACGCTGATCGTGTCGTTGATACAGAAGAATCGACGCTCGAAGCGGAATAAGGGCATCACGTGTCTTACGATCGGGTTCGCGATCTACCGGGTGGAGCCGAGTGATCTTCAGCGGAAGCCACTGCCGAGAGAGTTCTTCACGTCGCATCTGTCGGCGGCCAAGTCGACGTTTATTAATCTGCGCGAGGTTACGTGTCGGTTCCGGTTGCCGCCCGGATCGTACGTGATCATACCGTCGACGTTTGAGCCGAACGAGGAGGGCGAGTTTATGATCCGGGTGTTCTCGGAGTGTGCGGCCAACATGCAGGAGAACGATAGTGCGATCGGAGTTGGTACACCGACG GACGTAGACACGGGAGTTACTGACGCACAGCGTGCCACCATGGAGCGGCTCTTCATCGAGGTGGCCGGCGAGGACGGTGAAGTCGACTGGATGGAGCTGAAGCTGGTGCTTGATCGTTGCTTCCGCGAAGACATCGTCAAAGCATCCCGTGGTATCTCCCGCACGTATCAAAGCACCCGAACGACTCCACTGGAAAAGCAACAATCAGTGGCCGGCACAGCTTCGGCCGCCATCTCCCAGACGAGCCTGGAGCGAAGCCTGTGCGGTATGTGGAGTACACTGCAGAACCTGTTCCGGGATATTGCCGGTGGAGACAACAGCCCGCCGGCAGCGGCTAACGGAGAGCGTCGCGAGCTGATGAGAAGTGAAAACGTCACCCAAGTGCATG CGGATCCATCCAATCCAGGCTTTTCGAAGGATGCGTGCCGTTCGATGGTGGCCATGCTGGATGAGGACGGCTCTGGTAAGCTGGGACTGGCCGAATTCCAGAAGCTGCTGGCTGATATCGCCCGCTGGAAGGGTGTGTTCAAGCAGTACGATACCGATCAGAGTGGCCGGATCAGTCCGTTTGAGCTGCGGGCAGCGCTACAGTCGGCGGGCTACACGCTGAACAATCACATCATCAACATGCTGATGCATCGGTACGGCTCGAAGGAGGGTGAGATATGGTTCGACGACTTCATTACCTGTGCCGTGAAGATCCGGACCATGTTTG ACATCTTCAGAGCGCGGGATCTAAGCAACAGGAATGAGGCTCGCTTCACGCTGGAGGAATGGATCACGAAAACGATCTACTCGTAA
- the LOC121600555 gene encoding calpain-A-like: MAAQACPTPNSTSAHVKGPSVPFGSSRSSTRFLPVTFENDEPRYNSTISNHHQHFYTLRQQCLSEGRLFEDPDFPATDASIGMPKFTNVRWKRPKELTPTARFFIDGASRLDICQGALNDCWLLTATTNLTSHPWLFRRVLPEDNSFQEEQQYAGAFHFRFWEFGQWVEVVIDDRLPTDATGKLLFGRSANGDEYWSALLEKAYAKFYGSYGALDGGTAREAMQDLTGGLTEFYQPKQMADGQEDQLWDILRSGSEMGSLFACNLKSDPTGENVATKEGLLRGHSYSITKVCSIPGLVSGSEDIRLLRIRNPWGTGIEWNGRWSDKSREWKSLNQAERKRVGLTVENDGEFWIELVDFMKHFDRLEVCHLSPELHSIEEDGAGDRTSSTRRYRWELSALDGQWIRDTTAGGNISFLDTFPLNPQYTIHVQDGTTGSGVVIALMQKYRRADSLPSLTIGFTVYRVTVEDLRQKPVPREFFQHHDHAIVGGSIFINAREISCRLTLDAGLYLVIPSTFEPGEEGDYLLRIFTARGNTLCENDATLCFGTLDDRITEQGKFFDTPRWALLANAFYNRAEGDKQLLNTPSLCDILWEQFFRPNVPKRAQPKQQPSGGSSPWRKFYSCVLQLCACFWIQSAVRKSRRAGEPLVQEDKAHREELERIVKLLMGRIADGQDTIGYEQFRTIARDVYQWESVFRLYDMDGSGTLDRRELRHALRSSGFNTNNRILCRLQRLMVELNRPQIELIEYVLCAAECRHAIDVIHRDAA, translated from the exons ATGGCGGCGCAGGCGTGTCCCACGCCTAATTCAACCAGCGCACATGTCAAAGGCCCATCTGTACCGTTCGGCAGTTCCCGCTCCTCGACACGCTTTTTGCCCGTTACGTTTGAAAATGATGAG CCCAGATACAACTCCACCATCAGCAACCATCACCAACACTTCTACACCCTCCGGCAGCAATGCCTATCCGAGGGCCGTCTCTTCGAAGATCCCGACTTTCCCGCAACGGATGCCTCGATCGGTATGCCCAAGTTCACCAACGTGCGCTGGAAACGCCCGAAAGAGCTTACCCCAACCGCCCGGTTCTTCATCGATGGTGCCTCCCGGCTGGACATCTGCCAAGGAGCGTTGAACGACTGCTGGCTGCTAACGGCCACCACCAATCTGACCTCCCATCCGTGGCTGTTTCGGCGCGTACTGCCGGAAGATAATAGCTTCCAGGAGGAGCAGCAGTACGCCGGTGCGTTTCACTTTCGCTTCTGGGAGTTTGGCCAGTGGGTGGAGGTGGTGATTGACGATCGACTGCCGACGGACGCCACGGGGAAGTTGCTGTTTGGCAGGTCGGCTAACGGGGACGAGTACTGGAGTGCACTGCTGGAGAAAGCGTACGCAAAGTTTTACGGTTCGTACGGTGCGCTTGACGGCGGTACGGCACGGGAAGCAATGCAGGACCTGACCGGGGGACTGACGGAGTTTTATCAACCGAAACAGATGGCCGACGGGCAGGAGGACCAGCTGTGGGATATCTTGCGCAGTGGGTCCGAGATGGGGTCACTGTTTGCCTGCAACTTGAAG AGTGATCCAACGGGTGAGAACGTTGCCACCAAGGAAGGTCTTTTGCGGGGCCATTCCTACTCCATCACTAAGGTGTGCAGCATCCCCGGCTTAGTGAGCGGTAGCGAGGACATCCGTTTGCTTCGCATCCGCAACCCGTGGGGCACCGGCATCGAGTGGAATGGCCGCTGGAGCGACAAATCCCGGGAGTGGAAGTCCCTCAACCAGGCGGAAAGGAAGCGCGTGGGGCTGACGGTTGAAAACGATGGCGAGTTTTGGATCGAACTGGTCGACTTTATGAAACACTTTGACCGGCTGGAGGTTTGCCATCTCTCGCCAGAGCTGCACAGCATTGAGGAAGATGGTGCTGGGGATCGAACATCCTCTACCCGTCGCTATCGCTGGGAGTTAAGTGCACTGGACGGTCAGTGGATCCGGGACACGACGGCCGGAGGGAACATCTCCTTCCTGGACACATTTCCGCTGAATCCCCAGTACACGATCCACGTGCAGGATGGTACAACGGGTTCCGGTGTGGTGATTGCACTGATGCAAAAGTATCGCCGGGCCGATTCCCTTCCAAGCCTCACGATCGGGTTCACCGTGTACAGGGTGACGGTGGAGGATCTGCGCCAAAAGCCCGTCCCGAGGGAGTTCTTCCAGCACCACGATCACGCGATCGTTGGTGGATCGATTTTTATCAATGCGCGTGAAATCAGCTGCCGATTAACGCTGGACGCTGGCCTGTATCTCGTCATTCCTTCAACGTTCGAGCCGGGGGAGGAGGGTGACTATCTGCTTCGGATCTTTACCGCCCGTGGGAACACACTGTGTGAGAACGATGCAACGCTTTGCTTCGGCACGCTGGACGATCGTATCACCGAGCAGGGGAAGTTCTTCGACACACCACGGTGGGCACTGCTCGCAAATGCATTCTACAATCGTGCAGAGGGAGATAAGCAACTGCTCAACACACCCAGTTTGTGTGACATTCTGTGGGAACAGTTTTTCCGCCCGAACGTTCCGAAGCGGGCACAACCGAAACAGCAGCCGAGCGGTGGTTCTTCTCCGTGGAGGAAGTTCTACTCCTGTGTGCTGCAGCTTTGTGCGTGCTTTTGGATACAATCGGCAGTAAGGAAGAGTCGTCGAGCGGGGGAGCCGCTCGTACAGGAAGATAAAGCCCATCGGGAGGAGCTGGAGCGGATTGTGAAACTTCTGATGGGGCGCATTGCTGATGGGCAGGATACGATCGGGTACGAACAGTTCCGTACGATCGCACGGGATGTGTATCAGTGGGAGTCGGTGTTCCGGCTGTACGATATGGATGGCAGTGGCACGTTGGATCGGCGTGAGCTGCGCCATGCGCTACGATCTTCCGGCTTTAACACGAACAATCGCATCCTGTGCCGGTTGCAGCGGTTGATGGTGGAGCTGAACCGACCGCAGATCGAGCTGATCGAGTATGTGCTGTGTGCGGCCGAGTGTCGTCATGCGATAG ATGTCATACACCGGGACGCCGCTTGA